ACTTAAAATGCACTCCATCTCTAAGTCGTATTTTTGGAACAAGTTCAGGTGTGATATCCTACAGAGCAAGCATGTGATTAAGATTTAATTTTCAATCATCAGAAAAAATCTTACACAAATAATAAGTTGATTAAATAACTCGTGCTTGTATCGAAACCGCGCCTGTGCATTCAAATAATTTGCTGACAGTTCTCTCTCTGTACAAAACAACTTTCAGTTTAAATTTTTCGTCGTGTTTATGTCTGGTATGTATCAAAATGTAAACTTTTTCATGCGTTTATTTTTATTTATATCGCTCTTTTGTGGAATGCAAACGGCGCACACGCAAACTATTTTTAGTGAGCCTTTTGATGAGGCCAATGGATCAATGACAGGTAATGATAACACTGGCGGTGTAGCCTGGTCATCTACTTGTTCTGCTTGTCTTTCCGGTGACCATTATGAAGTACAGTCAGGTCAGTTAGAAGGACAAGACACCAACGGTCCTGCGGTATGGCAAACCGGTGCAATAGATATTTCTACTTGCAGTTATATTGAAATTGCATTTGATATTACCAGTGTTGGAACAATGGAAGCATGCGGTACAGGTTGCAATGCAGTTGATTGGGTAATGCTTGAATACAATATTGATGGATCAGGTTGGCAAACTCCTGATAATTCTTTCTTATGCAGCGGTGCCTGCGCAGATGTGAATGTAGTGCAGGCAGATGATGTTACCGGTGGCACAATAACTTATTCAACAGGATGCATGAATGGCGGAAATTCAGTTCAAATCAGAATTACAGTGCAAACCTGGGCAGCTGATGAATACTGGAGAATTGATAATGTTACCCTATCTTGTTCTTCCGGTCCTGATGCTGATGCTGGTGATGATATTTCTATTTGCAATGGATCATCTGTCACGTTAAATGGCAGCGGAACAGGTACTCCTGATTGGTCACCTTCTTCAGGTTTAAATTTTACCGATATTTTTAATCCTGTGGCAAGTCCTTCCTCAACCACTACATATACATTAACCGTAACATCAGGCGCATGTTCTGCAACAGATGATGTGCTGGTAAATATTATACCTGTTAATCCAATTTCCATCACACCAGATGAAACAATTTGTGCCGGTGATTGCTCTAACCTTACAGTGTCTGGTGCTGATTATTACGCATGGGATGCTAACGCAGACATGACTGATTTGACTCAAGCCAATCAAACTGTTTGTCCTGCATCAACAACAACCTATCAGGTGACTGCATTTACAGCAGGAACTAATATCATTGTGAACGGTGATTTTGAAGCAGGTAATACCGGTTTTAATTCCTCTTACACATTTACTAATCCAGCTAATTTTGGTGAAGCAGAATATAATGTGATACCTAATCCACAAACCTATAACGGAGGTTTTTCACCTTGTACTGATCATACAACCGGCGCCGGAAATATGCTAGTCGTAAATGGATCTGCTGTTGTTGGTTCAACTGTTTGGTGTCAGGATGTTGCCGTTCAACCCAACACAGATTATTTGTTTAGCGCATGGCTCACATCTGTGCATCCGGTGAATCCGGCTGAGTTGCAATTTACTATTAATGGAATTCCAATTGGAGCTGGTCTTACTGCCAATTCAACAACATGTGATTGGCAACAATTTTTCAGCACATGGAATTCAGGTGCCAACACCACAGTAACTATTTGTATCACCAATTTGAATACAAATGTGATGGGAAATGATTTTGCGCTGGATGATATTAGTTTTACCCCGGTGTGTGAGCAAACCGAATCTGTTACCATCACGGTAACAAGTTCTCCGGTGGTGAATGCGGAGTCAGATGTTGAAGCATGTGATGGAGAAATTGTTTCTGTGAATTCACTCAGTTCTACACCCGGTGGAGCAACAATGACGTGGACAAATTCACAAACAAGTATTGGTCTGGCAGCTTCAGGAAGTGGTAATATTCCTTCGTTTACGGCAACAAATTCCGGTAGCTCACCTGTCACCGCTACTATCACGGTTACTGCAACTGCAGGATCATGCACTAGTCCAGATGAAGTTTTTACAATTACGGTGAATCCAACTCCATCAGTGAATGCAGGAACTGACCAAACTGTATGTGAAGGAGATTTGGTTACGCTCACTGCTTCAAATCCAGATGGTGCAACATTGACTTGGGATAATGGCATTACTGATAACGTTGCATTTATTCCCGCAGTGGGAACCACAACATACAACGTGACAGCGACATTTACTTCAACCGGATGTGATGCAACTGATGCGGTGAACGTTACCGTGTCAGCAATGCCAAATGTAGTGATCAATCCTGCCGGGCCATTCAATACAATGTCTGGTGTACAAAACATCACGGCATCACCGGCTGGTGGTACGTGGAGTGCTGATTGTGGTGCATGTATCAATGCAACTACCGGTGCATTTAATCCAGCAGTTGCAGGCACCGGAACATGGGAAATTTGTTACACTGCCGGTACTGCACCTTGTATTGATTCTGATTGTATCAATATCGTGGTTACAAATGATTGTGCTTTGAGTGCAACCATCTTGTCAAACAATCCAACTTGTTTTCAATTTAATGATGGTTCAGTATCTATTAATGTGAGTGGAGCATCAGGTACTGCAGATTATATAATTACCAATTCTTCAGGCACAGTTGTAAATACCGGTAATTCCAATGCAGCAAATAATCTTGTTGAAGGTTGGTATTACTTTGAAGTGACAGATGATTTGGGTTGTGTTTTAATTGATTCTGTTGAAATAATTCATCCTGAACAAATGGTTATTCAAATGAATATTGTTCAACCTGCGTGTTATGGTATTGCAAGTGGGGCGGTATATATTGATACAATATTAAATTATACAGGCGCTTATAATCAGGTTGGATATTTCTGGAATCCAAACCCGTCAGGTACCAATGGAATTGGAGCAGACACGCTTGAAAATTTGGGCGAAGGACAATACAATTTAGTGATCAATGATCAAAATGGTTGTTCTGTTTCTCTTGATTTTGATATTGTATTTCCTGATTCACTTTACCTTGTTGAATTTGGATATGAGCCTGCATATTGTAGGATTTTTTGGTATCAATCAGGCAATGGAGTTGTTTATGCTTCAGCATCAGGCGGAACTCCTGACTATGAATATTTGTGGACCAATCTTGAAACCGGGGTTAACGCTTCTAGTTCAACCTGGGGCGGATTAAATCCGGGCACATATCAGATTACAGTTACTGATGAGAACGGATGTGTTTTGCAACAAAATATTGAAGTTGATTCTTTGAGTCCTGTGGCTGATTTTGATCTTACTTCGCCTCAATTATCGGGACTTTTTGAAGGCAATGCCATTGTGACTGTTCATCTTGAAAATCAATCTTACAATTATTCAAATCCCATTGATCCATTCACAGATACAACATTTTTCTGGCATTTTGGTTTCGAAGGTGATCCTTGGGTTTTGAGTACCAATGTCAACGAAACTTTTGACATCAGTTATACTCAGGCCGGTGTGTATGAAATATGTCTTGCAGCATACAATAATAATGGATGTGCAGACACCTCGTGCATGACCATCACAGTATATGATGCTTTTACATTCACGCCGGTAAATATTTTTACTCCGGATGGTGACGGTGCAAATGATGTATTCACGTTTAATGATTTGGCAAAATCAGTTGAGTTATTTACTTGCGTTATTGTTGATCGCTGGGGTGTAGTTATGTATGAGATGAGTTCAATTGCTGATGAATGGGATGGCACAGATAAGCAAGGAAACAAATGCAGTGATGGAGTTTATTTTTATACCTATGAATTAGTTTCCTTCAATGGCATTGAACAAAGTGGTCAGGGCACAATTCAATTGATTGGGGAAAAATAAATTCCGACGAGTAGGCGCAGGTCGTGACCTGCGCCAATGTTTGAACGTGACCTGCGCCAATGTTTGAACGTGACCTGCGCCAATGTTTGAACGTGTCCTGCGCCAATGTTTGAACGTGACCTGCACCAATGTTTGAAAGTGACCTGCGCAAAGTTTGAACGTAACCTGCACCAATGCACGGATACGATCTGCGTCTACTAATAATTTCAACAGAATTTTTCTTCTACAACCTAAATTTCACTAGAAATTAATCTTCGGTTGTTTGAATGATGAACAAGAAATTTTTTTTGATTACTGAACAGTGACAGTTTGTGAGGCAGTTCCAACGTCGCCCATCCAGCTGAATTTGCTGTATGCTTCCAATGTGACCGTATAAGTGCCGGGAATGGTAAAGATTACTTTTATTTGCTGATCAGACCACGCCTGCGTATTTTCAGGTGCGCCGGTTGGACCCACCATAGTCCAAAGATAACTTAAAGCTCGTTTTGAGCAGGATGTGAATACTACCTCCTGACCGGTGCTGACACTCGTTTGACCATTGTCAATACAAGCTTCAGGCGGTTTTGAGCAGGCTGTAAATATCAGCACGACAAAAATGAAAAAGCAGTTTTTCTTGAACACCCGGTTTAAATTTGGTACGAATTTACGAAAGCAAATTTCACACCAATTAACGATTTACAAAAATTTTGGTTGGCGGTTGAGAATAAAAACGTCAATGATGGCAGTTAGTTTTGCGGCAAGTTCCCGCCAGTGGGTCAAATTATTTTTTTTCTGAACATCCCTTGCATTGTAGCCTATGGCATCTATACCGTGACATCTTGCGATAAAAACAGCGCGCTGATTGTGAAATTCTTGACTCACAATTATTAACGAAGTACAATGGAAAACTTTTTTGGCTCTGACAACTGAATCTAACGTTCTGAATCCTGCATAATCTCTGATAATATTTGAATCAGGTACACCTAAAGAAATCAGATATTCGGCCATGTCTGTTGTCTCATCATAAGATTGAATATGATTATCACCGCTGACAATGATCTTTTTTACTTTTCTTGAAAAATAAAGTTCAGCTGCGGCTTCCATTCTGTACTTAAAATAAGGGTTCAATCCAACCTTACCGTTCTTGGCAGCACCCAGTACAAGTGCATATTCACGTGTTGGAATTTCTTCAATATCATGGTAGAGATAGGATGAGGTTGTATAGATGATGAGCATGGAACTGCATAGTCCCCAGAAAATAAATCCAAGAAATAATGCAGAAAAATTCATAATAATTCTGTAAATTACATTTTGTGCAAGCATAAATCAATTTGTTTTCCAGGCTGAAAAGTGCAATGAATAGGTGAGTTAACCAAATAATATCCACCGTTCTTGTATGGTTAATTATTGTTCGCAGTAAGTGAATAATTATTCGCAGTGTATGGCTTCAAAGCCTATGTATTGTAAGTTTTAGTGATTGTGGCAAACATTTTGTAAAAGGATACGTAACCAACTGTAACGCGTGCGTTATATAGAAGCAAAGAAAGTAAAACCAACCAAAGAATTATGCCAGTAAACCCCATTTATCATCACACGCCCGACCGCCTGATGCAGGAGTTGGAGTGGATAAAGCGAGCCAAGGAGGACCCGAGGAGTTTTGAGCCGCTTTATAACAAATACTATGAGCAAATTTTCAGGTACATCTATCAACGTATGGACGACAAAGAACTTGCTCACGATATCACAAGTCAGGTTTTTTTGAAGGCATTGAATAATTTACCCCGGTATGAATATCGCGGTGTGCCTTTTGCCAGCTGGTTGTATCGTATTGCCAAAAGTGAGTTGTATCAATCGTTTCGAGATGAGAAGGCAACTCGCACCATTCACGTAGATTCTTCCAATCTTTCTGAAATTATTGAAGAATTGGAAGAAGATTTTTCTGATGAAAAACGTACCGTGCTGCTCAAAGCAATTGCAGAACTTGGAGAAGAGGATGTGCAGATGATTGAAATGCGTTATTTTGAGAAAAGATCTTTCAAAGAAATTGGTGAGATACTTGAAATCACAGAGAACAACGCTAAGGTAAAAGCACATCGCATTGTGCAAAAAATGAAAACCTTATTTAGTAAAATAGGATATGAACTAAGCCTTGATGAGGTGCCGTTAAAACAAACAAAAAAACGCAACGCATAAAGGAAAATATTATTCAGGATTACGTATGAAAAATTCAAAAATCATAGTTGACAGACCTCCACTGGACGCCAAAGAAATACAAGCCGGAATGAATTTCGGACAACTCATGGCATCCTATCAGGTTATGTCTAAACCATTCTATAAAACCAAATGGTTTTTTGGTACTGCAGGTATGGCTTCCATCGGCTTATTAGTCGGTGGAAGCATTGTTTTAAATCAAGACGATCAGCCCGATTCCGTGCTTTCCCAAAATCCGGTTTCAGCTCAGGTAGTCGATGATGAACCTGATATCACGCCACCCAATACTCAATCATTGATTGCCCTCAACATTCCGGGATCTGATCAAAAAGAGTCAAAGGAAACTTATTACATCGATCAACAAAAAAATAAAGAGGATGATAAAAAAAATACATTGTTAGTTAACCAGACAAATGGTAATTCAGAATTAGAAGAGATGGAAGTTGAGAAGGCTAAGGTTGTTGAAGATACTCCGGATGAAAGCAAAGAAAAAAAATCAAGCTTTGACCCGATGGATCTCACGCCACGAATTGCCGGTAAAATGAACGGTGAAATTACCCGTGATGATCTTTTTGATAATAAAGGACTCACCACCAATGCAGATGTAAGTATCATTCACTTTGAACTTCACCTCATTGATGGGTTAGGTGGTAAAGTTTTTGAAGAAGAGAGCAATCAACTGAATCAGCAAATGAAAGCAGCACTTCAAAATGTAGAGAAGGGTGAGACCATTTATTTCGAAAATATCCGGGGTAAAACTTCAGATGGTCATGTTGTGAGATTGAATCCTCTAAGATATGTGTTGCTCAACTAAATAGATTTAGTATGTAATCTATGGTTTTAGAATGAGTTGACTTATCAACAAATAATCATTAAGTTTTCACGAAATCTTGTAAAACAACCCATCCATCTCGTACATTTGACGTCATGATGGATGAATATGTGGTTGGATAAAAAAATTGCAATTTTGGTTGTGGGTATGCTGTCGTTGGGAAATTTCTCCCTTGCACAACCAACAAATTTTACTACTTCAGATTATTGGAAACATCAACGCAAAGAAATTTTCTTTGGAGTTGGTGCCAGTAATTTTTTGAGTGATCTGGGCGGTTTGAACCGGATTGGTACTGACTATTCTCCTGTTGATATGGAATGGTCGGTGACACGTCCTTCAGGTCACTTTGGATTCAGATACCGTTTTCGCCCTTGGCTTGCTACTTCTTCTATTCTTCAATATGGCATTTTAAAGGCTGATGATGCTTTAACTAATGAGCCTTACAGGCATTACCGTAATCTCAAAGTTCGAACCCATCTTTTTGAATTTTCTCAGCATCTTGAATGCATTATTTTTAATAGTGAACATTTTGGAAAACGATATAAAATTGCCGGATTGAAAGGAATGCGGAATAAAAACACGCTGATTTATCTGATTTCCGGTTTTTCTGTCATTGGCTATATTCCTCAAGGCCCCGGTGATGGTGGATGGACAAATTTAAGACCTTTGAATACTGAGGGTCAGGGATTGCCAAACGGACCTACTCCTTACAAATTTATCACTTATGGAATTCCTTTTGGTATTGGTTGCAAATTAGGCATTGACGCACTTTGGCGTATTTCTTTTGAACTAACTTATACAAAAACATTTACTGATTATCTGGACGATGTAAGTTCAGTGTATTACAATAATTCTCTTATTGACAGTGCTTACGGTTCAACGGCATCGTATTTTGCTGATCCTTCATCAGGAGAATTTTCAAATTGGACTAATCCCGGTGAAATGAGGGGTGATTCAAAACAAAAGGATGCGTATATGTTTTTCAATATTTCTTTCATTCGCAACGTCACCTACAAACGTTCTAAAAAACTGAAGTTTCAGTATCGCCCAAGGTTTTAAATCAGGTTGACTGCGTTAATAACTTTAGACCTATTTTTATATCTTATCTGAAAAGTCAAATTGCTTGTATTAATTTTGTACAACCTTAGCTCAGTGCTTAAGTCATGTACAAAATTTTTATCAGACCCATCTTATTTCTTTTCTCAGCAGAAAAAGCGCATCATTTTACTTTTCGTATGCTGAGGTGGTCTGCAAAAATTCCGGGTATCAAAGCATTACGCCGAGCTCAATTTGATTTCCACAATCCCCAACTAGAGAAAGAAGTTTTTGGATTGAAATTTAAAAATCCTGTTGGTCTTGCTGCAGGGTTTGATAAGAATGCGATTTTGTTGAATGAATTGGAAGATTTTGGTTTTGGTTTTATTGAAATTGGAACCGTTACGCCAAAGCCGCAGCCCGGTAATCCTAAACCTCGCTTGTTCAGGTTAGTAAAAGATGAGGCTATCATTAACCGCATGGGTTTTAATAATGACGGTGCTGATGTAATTGCAGATCGCCTATCAAAAAGAAGATCAAAAATTCTCATCGGTGGCAATATTGGCAAAAATACAGCTACCGGAGACGACGGCGCAAAACAAGATTATATGTATGACTTCTCAGCACTGCATCCGTATGTTGATTATTTTGTGGTGAATGTGAGTTGTCCCAATGTCGGAAGTTTGGCAAAATTGCAGAACAAAGATTTTTTAGTTGATCTCTTGAATTCGCTCAAAAAGAAAAATGAAGAACTCGGAAAACAAAAACCTATTCTGCTTAAAATAGCACCAGACTTGAATAGCATTCAACTGGATGAAGTAATTGAAATTATACGTGAAACAAAAATTGCCGGTGTTGTTGCAACTAATACCAGCACATCACGTGAAGGGCTGAATACTTCTCAAGAAAAAGTGAGTGAAATTGGCAATGGAGGATTATCAGGCAAACCGGTGAAGCAGCGCAGCACTGAAGTAATTCGGTATCTTTCAGAAAAATCAAACAAAGCATTTCCAATTATTGGTGTTGGCGGTATTCATTCGCCGACTGATGCTATTGAGAAAATGCGCGCCGGGGCTGATCTAGTGCAGATTTATACAGGATTTATTTACGAGGGACCATCTATCATTAAAAAAATAAACAAAGCCTTGCTGCATGAAAAACACTGAAGTAAAATTGGTTGAGTGTCCGCGTGATGCCATGCAGGGTTTACATGATTATATTCCTGCAGAGATAAAAATTGAGTACATCACGCAGTTACTTAAAGTAGGATTTGATACCTTGGATTTTGGAAGTTTTGTTTCACCAAAAGCTATTCCGCAAATGCGCGATACCGCTGAGGTAACTGAGGCTATTGATTTGAGTAATACCAAAACAAAATTGTTAGCCATTGTGGCAAATCAGCGCGGGGCAGAATCTGCAGTGGAATACAGTAAAATTTCTTATCTCGGTTTTCCGTTTTCAATTTCTGAAACTTTTCAGCAGCGCAATACAAATTCGTCCATTGAAACTTCTTTACAAACTGTAAAAGACA
This genomic stretch from Crocinitomicaceae bacterium harbors:
- a CDS encoding gliding motility-associated C-terminal domain-containing protein, producing the protein MRLFLFISLFCGMQTAHTQTIFSEPFDEANGSMTGNDNTGGVAWSSTCSACLSGDHYEVQSGQLEGQDTNGPAVWQTGAIDISTCSYIEIAFDITSVGTMEACGTGCNAVDWVMLEYNIDGSGWQTPDNSFLCSGACADVNVVQADDVTGGTITYSTGCMNGGNSVQIRITVQTWAADEYWRIDNVTLSCSSGPDADAGDDISICNGSSVTLNGSGTGTPDWSPSSGLNFTDIFNPVASPSSTTTYTLTVTSGACSATDDVLVNIIPVNPISITPDETICAGDCSNLTVSGADYYAWDANADMTDLTQANQTVCPASTTTYQVTAFTAGTNIIVNGDFEAGNTGFNSSYTFTNPANFGEAEYNVIPNPQTYNGGFSPCTDHTTGAGNMLVVNGSAVVGSTVWCQDVAVQPNTDYLFSAWLTSVHPVNPAELQFTINGIPIGAGLTANSTTCDWQQFFSTWNSGANTTVTICITNLNTNVMGNDFALDDISFTPVCEQTESVTITVTSSPVVNAESDVEACDGEIVSVNSLSSTPGGATMTWTNSQTSIGLAASGSGNIPSFTATNSGSSPVTATITVTATAGSCTSPDEVFTITVNPTPSVNAGTDQTVCEGDLVTLTASNPDGATLTWDNGITDNVAFIPAVGTTTYNVTATFTSTGCDATDAVNVTVSAMPNVVINPAGPFNTMSGVQNITASPAGGTWSADCGACINATTGAFNPAVAGTGTWEICYTAGTAPCIDSDCINIVVTNDCALSATILSNNPTCFQFNDGSVSINVSGASGTADYIITNSSGTVVNTGNSNAANNLVEGWYYFEVTDDLGCVLIDSVEIIHPEQMVIQMNIVQPACYGIASGAVYIDTILNYTGAYNQVGYFWNPNPSGTNGIGADTLENLGEGQYNLVINDQNGCSVSLDFDIVFPDSLYLVEFGYEPAYCRIFWYQSGNGVVYASASGGTPDYEYLWTNLETGVNASSSTWGGLNPGTYQITVTDENGCVLQQNIEVDSLSPVADFDLTSPQLSGLFEGNAIVTVHLENQSYNYSNPIDPFTDTTFFWHFGFEGDPWVLSTNVNETFDISYTQAGVYEICLAAYNNNGCADTSCMTITVYDAFTFTPVNIFTPDGDGANDVFTFNDLAKSVELFTCVIVDRWGVVMYEMSSIADEWDGTDKQGNKCSDGVYFYTYELVSFNGIEQSGQGTIQLIGEK
- a CDS encoding YdcF family protein is translated as MLAQNVIYRIIMNFSALFLGFIFWGLCSSMLIIYTTSSYLYHDIEEIPTREYALVLGAAKNGKVGLNPYFKYRMEAAAELYFSRKVKKIIVSGDNHIQSYDETTDMAEYLISLGVPDSNIIRDYAGFRTLDSVVRAKKVFHCTSLIIVSQEFHNQRAVFIARCHGIDAIGYNARDVQKKNNLTHWRELAAKLTAIIDVFILNRQPKFL
- a CDS encoding PKD domain-containing protein, encoding MLIFTACSKPPEACIDNGQTSVSTGQEVVFTSCSKRALSYLWTMVGPTGAPENTQAWSDQQIKVIFTIPGTYTVTLEAYSKFSWMGDVGTASQTVTVQ
- a CDS encoding quinone-dependent dihydroorotate dehydrogenase — translated: MYKIFIRPILFLFSAEKAHHFTFRMLRWSAKIPGIKALRRAQFDFHNPQLEKEVFGLKFKNPVGLAAGFDKNAILLNELEDFGFGFIEIGTVTPKPQPGNPKPRLFRLVKDEAIINRMGFNNDGADVIADRLSKRRSKILIGGNIGKNTATGDDGAKQDYMYDFSALHPYVDYFVVNVSCPNVGSLAKLQNKDFLVDLLNSLKKKNEELGKQKPILLKIAPDLNSIQLDEVIEIIRETKIAGVVATNTSTSREGLNTSQEKVSEIGNGGLSGKPVKQRSTEVIRYLSEKSNKAFPIIGVGGIHSPTDAIEKMRAGADLVQIYTGFIYEGPSIIKKINKALLHEKH
- a CDS encoding sigma-70 family RNA polymerase sigma factor codes for the protein MMPVNPIYHHTPDRLMQELEWIKRAKEDPRSFEPLYNKYYEQIFRYIYQRMDDKELAHDITSQVFLKALNNLPRYEYRGVPFASWLYRIAKSELYQSFRDEKATRTIHVDSSNLSEIIEELEEDFSDEKRTVLLKAIAELGEEDVQMIEMRYFEKRSFKEIGEILEITENNAKVKAHRIVQKMKTLFSKIGYELSLDEVPLKQTKKRNA